In Quercus robur chromosome 11, dhQueRobu3.1, whole genome shotgun sequence, the following proteins share a genomic window:
- the LOC126705671 gene encoding 2-hydroxyisoflavanone dehydratase-like isoform X1 translates to MDSSNNETTHEFPPYFKVYKDGRVERYMAPDTGGNHLAPAGLDSKTGVQTKDVVVFPESGVSARLFIPKINGPDQKFPLVVHYHGGGFCLGSPFMKPFHNFLVSLVSEANVVVISVDYRLAPEHALPVAHEDSWAAMQWISAHSYGQGPEPWLNQYADFGRVFVAGESAGANIAHYVAVQAGATGFFFFFWSKAGATGLAGPNVIGSIILHPYFGGKEPDKMTNYIYPTTVGFKDPILYPEADPNLSKMAGKKVLVCVAEKDRLKDRGLGYCETLRKSGWNGSVGYFESEGEGQGFFLLNPSSDKVGPLIKAMADFINQN, encoded by the coding sequence ATGGATTCAAGTAACAATGAAACAACCCACGAATTCCCACCATACTTCAAAGTCTACAAAGATGGTCGCGTTGAAAGGTACATGGCCCCAGACACCGGAGGTAACCACCTTGCACCCGcaggcctagactccaaaaccGGGGTCCAAACCAAAGACGTCGTCGTTTTTCCCGAATCAGGTGTATCAGCTAGACTCTTCATCCCCAAAATCAACGGCCCAGATCAAAAGTTCCCTCTAGTTGTTCACTACCACGGTGGGGGCTTCTGCCTTGGATCACCTTTCATGAAACCCTTTCACAACTTTCTTGTTTCCTTAGTCTCAGAAGCCAACGTGGTCGTTATTTCCGTTGACTATAGGCTAGCCCCAGAGCATGCTCTACCAGTTGCACATGAAGATTCTTGGGCTGCGATGCAGTGGATTTCAGCCCACTCATATGGGCAAGGACCCGAGCCTTGGTTGAACCAGTATGCGGATTTCGGGCGGGTTTTTGTGGCGGGTGAGAGTGCTGGGGCTAACATAGCCCATTACGTTGCAGTCCAAGCTGGCGCtacaggattttttttttttttttggagcaaagCTGGCGCTACAGGATTGGCTGGTCCTAATGTTATTGGGTCAATCATATTGCACCCATATTTTGGGGGCAAAGAACCTGATAAAATGACTAATTATATATACCCGACTACTGTCGGGTTCAAAGATCCGATACTGTACCCGGAAGCGGATCCGAATTTGTCAAAGATGGCAGGTAAGAAAGTGCTGGTTTGTGTGGCGGAGAAAGATCGGCTAAAAGATAGAGGTTTGGGTTATTGTGAAACATTGAGAAAGAGTGGTTGGAATGGTAGTGTGGGATATTTTGAGAGTGAAGGAGAGGGACAAGGGTTTTTTCTGTTGAATCCAAGTAGCGACAAGGTGGGGCCACTGATCAAAGCCATGGCTGATTTCATAAATCAGAACTAA